From one Rhopalosiphum padi isolate XX-2018 chromosome 2, ASM2088224v1, whole genome shotgun sequence genomic stretch:
- the LOC132923457 gene encoding uncharacterized protein LOC132923457 gives MGELTCPTTKYNWNTFLAAIFMLYISIQICSLWLWPPAKYDLSTVVKYFFEMPCIMEFVIFATSYFYLHNLGSRFDTLNSLCKRLPDGLVTNADTPTQSEIAKFIENIRLLHAELCELLRTFSSGYGVVLLFYFVSNCLDLLRYLYYLLHMSRYLSSKNSVYFSTLNILLTVVICLQNVIFVMILLMIVSWINKKKMEIVSFIRLIHISKLPLVTKLQIKMFMNQLSAYESDQITAYGIFPMDLRFLLSFLLLLTTTLATSLQMKEHPYLIKFNNAYHSYLKFEYSNLHE, from the exons ATGGGAGAACTAACTTGTCCGACGACGAAATACAATTGGAATACATTTTTGGCCGCGATTTTCATGTTGTACATCAGCATCCAAATATGTTCATTGTGGCTGTGGCCGCCGGCAAAATATGACCTCAGCACCgtcgttaaatatttttttgagatgCCGTGCATCATGGAGTTCGTGATCTTTGCCACGTCGTACTTTTATCTCCACAATTTGGGATCTAGATTCGACACGTTGAATAGTCTCTGTAAGCGGTTACCCGACGGACTCGTAACCAATGCCGACACACCGACACAATCCGAAATCGCCAAGTTCATAGAAAATATACGGTTGTTACACGCCGAACTGTGTGAATTGTTGCGTACGTTTAGTTCGGGCTACGGCGTGGTGTTGTTGTTTTACTTTGTGTCCAATTGTTTGGATCTCTTGCggtatttatactatttgttACACATGTCCAGATATTTATCGTCCAAAAATAGTGTTTACTTTAGCACTTTAAACATCTTATTGACCGTTGTGATTTGTTTACAAAACGTCATCTTCGTTATGATTTTACTAATGATTGTATCTTGGATAAATaaaaag aaaatggAAATAGTTTCATTTATAAgattaatacatatttcaaaACTACCACTTGTTACTAAGTTGcaa ATCAAAATGTTCATGAATCAATTATCAGCTTATGAAAGTGATCAAATTACAGCTTATGGTATTTTTCCTATGGATTTGCGATTTTTATTATCA TTCCTCTTATTACTCACGACAACTTTGGCCACATCGCTACAAATGAAAGAACATccatatttgattaaatttaacaacGCGTACCATTCATATTTAAAGTTCGAGTACTCAAATTTGCACGAATAA